A DNA window from Aminipila luticellarii contains the following coding sequences:
- a CDS encoding ABC-F family ATP-binding cassette domain-containing protein: MILLNAANISKSYTENPLLTDLSFSIHEGDKIGFIGVNGTGKSTLLRIAAGMEEADEGTITLTKGVRIGYLPQMPSFNGENTVLEQVMETLRENKREVSEYECRAILMELGITDLNFPVKHLSGGEKKRVAMAAVLAADMELLILDEPTNHLDSETIEWLERYLKNFKGAIFMVTHDRYFLDRVSNRILELNDGKLYRHEGNYSVYLENKAAREEMALATERKRKTLYKRELEWIRRGAQARTTKAKGRIERFEELAKNKLVLDESKVQLSSLSSRLGRKVIEIHNITKSYGSKVLIKDFTYTVLRNDRIAIIGENGSGKSTLLRMIMGQDSPDSGTIEIGETVRFGYFSQESEEMDPSMRMLDYVQSIAYNVQTSEGTVTAAQMLERFLFPRNLHSVRINKLSGGERRRLYLLGILMMAPNVLLLDEPTNDLDIDTLTILEDYLDSFAGAVILVSHDRYFVDRMAVRTFVYEGGGTIGHYPGGYTDYMEIKKLEEAQSKEQEKVLSGSRGTDKKQDTGQTDKQTGEENRTRPSKLKFTYKEQREFDQIDSVIEELEQKIKETEEKISKETSNYVKLQELTAEKSTLEEQLTEKMNRWVYLNDLAEQIANQ, translated from the coding sequence ATGATACTATTGAATGCTGCGAATATTTCAAAATCATATACAGAAAATCCGCTTTTAACAGATTTATCTTTCAGCATACACGAAGGAGACAAAATCGGATTTATTGGAGTAAACGGAACGGGAAAGTCCACCTTACTCCGGATTGCTGCGGGAATGGAAGAGGCGGATGAAGGCACCATTACTCTGACGAAAGGGGTACGAATCGGGTACTTGCCGCAGATGCCGAGCTTTAATGGGGAAAACACGGTCTTAGAACAGGTGATGGAAACGCTGAGAGAAAATAAGCGGGAGGTTTCTGAATATGAGTGCCGGGCCATACTGATGGAGCTGGGCATTACAGATTTGAATTTCCCGGTGAAGCATCTTTCCGGCGGTGAAAAAAAGAGAGTCGCCATGGCGGCTGTGCTGGCGGCGGATATGGAGCTGCTGATTCTGGATGAACCGACGAACCATTTAGACAGCGAAACCATTGAGTGGCTGGAAAGATATTTAAAGAATTTCAAGGGAGCTATTTTTATGGTTACCCATGACCGGTATTTTTTGGACAGAGTGTCCAACCGTATATTGGAATTAAACGATGGTAAGCTTTACAGGCATGAGGGAAATTATTCTGTATATCTTGAAAACAAAGCGGCCAGAGAGGAAATGGCACTGGCGACAGAACGAAAGCGGAAAACCCTGTATAAGCGGGAACTGGAATGGATACGAAGAGGCGCTCAGGCCAGAACCACAAAGGCGAAGGGTCGTATCGAACGGTTTGAAGAACTGGCGAAAAACAAATTGGTTCTGGATGAATCGAAAGTACAGCTAAGCTCGCTGTCCAGCCGGCTTGGCAGAAAGGTCATAGAAATCCACAACATCACAAAATCGTATGGCAGCAAGGTGCTGATAAAGGATTTTACGTATACCGTACTAAGAAATGACAGAATTGCCATTATCGGGGAAAATGGTTCGGGAAAATCTACACTTCTTCGAATGATCATGGGACAGGATAGCCCGGACAGCGGTACCATAGAAATCGGCGAGACCGTCAGGTTTGGTTATTTTTCTCAAGAGAGCGAAGAGATGGATCCCTCTATGAGAATGCTGGATTATGTTCAAAGCATTGCCTATAACGTACAGACATCGGAGGGAACGGTGACGGCCGCTCAGATGCTTGAACGATTTCTGTTTCCGAGGAACCTTCACTCGGTGCGGATCAATAAGCTTTCCGGAGGGGAAAGGCGAAGGCTGTACCTTTTAGGAATCTTGATGATGGCTCCTAATGTCCTGCTTCTGGATGAACCGACAAACGATCTGGATATTGATACACTGACTATTTTGGAGGATTATCTGGACAGCTTTGCAGGAGCGGTGATTCTGGTATCTCATGACCGGTATTTTGTGGATCGCATGGCGGTCAGAACCTTTGTCTATGAAGGTGGAGGCACCATTGGACATTATCCCGGCGGATATACGGATTATATGGAGATTAAAAAGCTGGAGGAAGCACAGAGCAAAGAGCAGGAAAAAGTTTTATCCGGTTCCAGGGGTACGGATAAAAAACAGGATACCGGTCAGACAGATAAGCAAACGGGAGAAGAAAATCGAACGCGCCCTTCAAAATTAAAATTTACCTATAAGGAACAACGAGAATTTGATCAGATTGACAGCGTTATTGAAGAACTGGAACAAAAAATCAAAGAAACTGAAGAAAAAATTTCAAAAGAGACGAGCAATTATGTGAAGCTTCAGGAACTGACAGCTGAAAAATCAACCCTCGAAGAGCAATTAACAGAAAAGATGAATCGATGGGTGTATTTAAACGATTTAGCAGAGCAGATTGCGAATCAATAG